The genomic interval GGTTGGGGCAATACTGACCTTGCATAAAGGAAATTTCTAATTTGGCAGCACTCAGACGGTTTTTGCATTCTGATTCTTCAGGAATAAAACTAACCCTGATGATCTCACTGGACACACCCCAAAACAGATAATGCAGCACTtcaaagattatattttttttcttccttgaaAAGCATTATCTCCTATCTTCTTTACATCACTGCAGGCCGGAAAACAGAACTGGAATCAACCATGCTTAGTCATAAATTCTCTAGTTTCATCCTATAAACTCTACCCCACTAAACCTGATTAACCCTGAGCCTTTCCACATCAAACATATCCTTAAAACACAATTGTTGAGCTGGCATGAGCAGTACTCCCGACTCCAGTTTTTTCAAAATGGAAATCTCCACCATGCCAAGTGTCTAACAGTCCCTAAAAAAAGTTACctataaaaaggaaagagaaatgtttggtttACAAAcctacaaaagtaaacttacaagcTGATATGGCTTGATGCGGTACATCAGATTGTGAAGctccttttattgtaaagtagatatgACATCTCACATTGAGCCATATCAGTTTgcaagtttacttttgtaagatCCCTTCATAGATCTAACAGTTCCCATTAAAAAGCAGTCCTAAAAAAAGTGTCTACCAGTCCTGCATTATCGCATAAGCACTGGAATAGAGGATCAGCGCAAAATCACAGCAGTCAAAcctttaaaaaagtaatatagaGGTTCAGCAATGGAGTTCAGATaatcacaaaaaacaaaagaccaATGGACCAAAACAGAGAGTTGTGGGTCCATCACCAAATTTGTCACTTGTTTCACAGAATTTACATGCGAAATTTTAGAAGCGTGTCAGGGCTGATAGGCAAAGTTCATCATATCAATTTACAGagcaaactaataattttttttgataggtaaataagattttattgatcttaggaataggcaaaagcccaagttCACAggtcatatacaagagcaacacctaggAAGTAATAGtaaaaaatccaatttttaAGTCTGACAAATCAGACATGTATAAGCTGATATGGCTCAGCACCCACTAATGGGAACAATATAAGGCCCAGAAGCAGCTTCACTCCAAACATCAAACTTGCAAATCGCCAAATTTCCTCTCTTCAAACAGTTTTAGATTTGGATCACTCAACTTATCCATGAATATGTAAAGGGTTACTGGATAGCAGAGAAGCCTATTTGGTGTACTTGGGGCTGGAGAAACATCTTGGACTTGAGGGAGATGGCTAGACTTTACCTAATGGACTATATTGGGATGGGAAAACATACATATGTGTATTTAGATAAGTTAGAACTAGCACTCTGAAGGGCCTTTAATGGAGTTGTTTAGAGATTGTGTTATTTTACTGGTGCTATCAGTGCAGAGGCCTCCTCAGTCATATGGACAATAGCTGGTACAGGCTTCCAGCCAGATCAGGTGCGCAAGAGCTAATCCAAGGCTTATTTGGGAGTCCATATAATTATGAAAGTTTAATACTTAATTTTGGAGCAATACGTAGACTTTTGTGTTAACTTCCAGGGAGAAAAAGTTAGTTTGAAACCTGACAAATCAGAGCAATTTGAACTACCAAAGAGCTACAATGATACAAGAGTTCCAACTGGTGTGGAAAGGTAGAGGGTGTCCGTTTTCCCAGAGCCCTAACAACGCATAGCTAGTATTCTTCTAATGAACAAGACTACTAATGCGTGTGTGTGGTAGAAAGATTCCAAACATATTAAATTTGGGAGTTTCTTTGCTTTTAAATCTTGTTCATTAGCCTGCTTTTACTAATAAATTGTTTAGGTCCCTCAAATGATTCTAGGATGTTCTGTCAAATTTCTGGGAAAACAACATAGTTTAAATTGGTTTGGTTTTCCAGggaaacatacatatatatgatagttGGCTGTAAGAGAGAGGGTACGCACGCCGCTATAAAAATCGTTTTCAACTTGCAATAATCAttgcttgaaaataaaaaataaaaaaaaaaccattcttaCATGACTCTGTCGTTCTTAATGAAATAAGGTTGATTTAACAAGGTTGAGAAAAATCGTTCTTGTTCATCATACATTTTTCATTGCTTTTTCAATGCCAATTTTGACTTCAATTCGGAAGTCCaattcatctctctcttttttttcataaaaagaaaaagatccaTCAAATAGCACGCCAGTGTAGTTAGCACAGCTAATAAACCGACGTTTCAACCGGAGAAAACAGAAGTCGGAATGTCAAACTTACAGAAGCCATGAGAGCTGCCACAGTAAAGCCTCCGAAAAGTGATCCCTTGCTTCCTGATTTTGCATCTGTGGCCACAGTATGCAAAACAGAAAAGGATTAGATATTAATAGAGCTTCTGACTCGGAAGCAAAAAAGTTTTGTAAGAAATGGAGGAGTTTACAGGCAAAGAGACCGCCGCCTAGAAGCAGAAATCCATAGGCAGCAGAGGTAGCAGGACCAAGCTCTGCCAGTTGAGAACTGCAGCGAAAGATACTACGGCTGCGGGATTTAGATTTGGTCAACCTCGCAGCAGAGACGAATGAACCGACATGTAGACAACTCTTACTCCAATTTAATGCTCCAGGGCCACATTTGAGTTGAATATGATGCCTACAGAAACGAACCGAGGCCGGAGCCGGAATGGGTAACAAACAGGACGAGGAGTAAGACATCCTCCACTGACCTCTTCCGGTACCTGCTCGTCTGTGCCCGACATCGTCCTCTGGCGCTTTCAAAAATCGAGTAGTCGAGTGGGCAGTTGGGCTCTCACAGGCCCGAACCCAACCTTCGACTGGACCATGAATTCCAGCAGACTTCAATCATTTTACTGGAAATCATGCGCCGGCAGCCCAATATGGACCAAAAGCCCACAGTTTtttgaagaatttaaaatttctaaaataaaaaatgatatttacagtcgtcgTGTAGTGTATAAGAGTCGCGCAAtttattcgaaaaaaaaaaataaatacgagacatatataaaaaaaatatattttaataataaatctcactttttttaaaaaaaaaataggtaactctacctagcattactcaatttcCACCAAATACTATcactcacaaaaataaattcaaactaCATACTACATTCTCTATTTATTATACTTATTGGGCATTGCTGGTCAaccttttaaatattaaagaaaaaaaaatagatgatataTGATTGATTAACACTTTCGTATTAACATAATATGCCTGCACCTCCCCCATAACCCTCCATTGATTAGACATAGAGGATAGTCTTGTTGGAAAATTGAAGGAGATTGAGATCGCACGCATCCTGTACACCGCATGCACATGCTTtaaattaggggtgtaatcggttcggtccggtctggttttggataaaatttaggaccgaaccgatatgtatcggttttatatttttcaaaaccgattatgcaccggttaccctcctaaaccggtactttcggttttaccggtttccagtccggtccggtttttcgattttttttaaatgtaaatttcacaatttgtcattaaaaatttgtttatataaaaaaaaattgatttaaaaaaaactattttatacttttattaatatattagattatataatagtattaatattagactattggtatagttataaattatatattagaattagttataaatttttagtgatttagtattaacattttatgtaataatttataaattataataagaaattatttcatatatgaatatatatgttatatataaaatttcacataaaaatttataattatacattatatataaaacttatatatatatatatattaatatttaatatatataaaatattttgtataaaacttatatataaaaatattattttttattttttttaatcaaccggtccggtccggtccaaaaaatcccggaacaggaaccggaccggaactgcccggtttttagattttaaaaaccggttccgaaCTGGACCTGTTCAAAACttgtaaaaccggtccggttcggtccggtctgatttttcgattttccggtttgagtttacacccctactttaAATGCCtactcttccttctctcttttctatgAACAAGAATCCTCTGCGCTTAAagtgaaatagatatataatatgtatttaGGGTAAAATAAATGGGTATTATCCCTTTTAAAAAGTATTGGCATGATCCTATTGTTTGGGATAATCCAAAACACATCATAGTAAATGATCAAAAACTCTCACAACAAAACTCACTTCCCTctcatttcaaatttcatttttacttcCTCTCCCCACCACCCGTGTCGTCCAAGGCCTCCCCGCCTCACCCAAGGCCTCTTGCCCCTCGCCCATCCTCGGGCGTCGACTGTCGAGATGGCGACAATCAATCAGTCGTCCGGTGGTGTAGATTTGGCTGTGAGGGAGAGATGACCCATGAGAGAGAGGgcatgtgagggagagagaaacgGTCGGTGTGGGCTAAGGAAGGA from Juglans regia cultivar Chandler chromosome 2, Walnut 2.0, whole genome shotgun sequence carries:
- the LOC109020828 gene encoding protein FATTY ACID EXPORT 4, chloroplastic, with amino-acid sequence MSYSSSCLLPIPAPASVRFCRHHIQLKCGPGALNWSKSCLHVGSFVSAARLTKSKSRSRSIFRCSSQLAELGPATSAAYGFLLLGGGLFAYAKSGSKGSLFGGFTVAALMASAYFLMQGPDTKAIGDAVGFGSAFLFSSVFAIRLAATRKLIPSGPLLGLSIGALAVFISAYLQDSH